One Drosophila gunungcola strain Sukarami unplaced genomic scaffold, Dgunungcola_SK_2 000109F, whole genome shotgun sequence DNA window includes the following coding sequences:
- the LOC128265308 gene encoding uncharacterized protein LOC128265308 encodes MDFEFLISLQVINVIYQLSLPLSREFQKVDLDLVQAMDLAKDLRDELKRIRAEADTFPGIFEAAKKIAETLDIEIKHKRKVSRLKNRANPDVQSAEEYFRVTVFNPFLDFYIMDLGERFIDKKILEGFSALFKHDLSEIDKASEKFIETVEFYQKFLDSGPTAVLIELKMWKKYLIRKGDIKPNNSLKALDDCPEENFPNIKMLLRILATLPVSTSTAERTFSGLKRIKTIQRNTIKEDRLNGLAALAMHRDIGITADEVIDRLAKKISKA; translated from the exons atggATTTCGAATTTTTGATCAGTCTACAGGTTATCAACGTGATTTACCAACTTTCTTTGCCTCTGAGTCGAGAATTTCAAAAGGTTGATTTAGACTTGGTCCAAGCTATGGATCTCGCCAAGGATTTACGCGATGAACTGAAAAGGATTCGAGCAGAAGCAGATACGTTTCCTGGAATTTTCGAAGCTGCAAAGAAAATTGCTGAAACTTTGGACATTGAAATCAAACACAAACGAAAAGTGAGCAGACTAAAAAATCGAGCGAATCCTGATGTTCAGAGTGCAGAAGAATACTTCCGTGTCACGGTGTTCAATCCATTTTTGGACTTCTACATCATGGATCTTGGCGAGAGATTTatcgataaaaaaatattagaaggGTTTTCGGCGCTCTTCAAGCATGATTTATCTGAAATCGACAAAGCATCTGAGAAATTTATAGAAACTGTCgagttttatcaaaaatttctTGATTCTGGGCCAACTGCTGTTCTCATCGAGTTGAAAATGTGGAAGAAGTATTTGATCCGTAAAGGCGACATCAAGCCTAACAATTCGTTGAAAGCGCTGGATGATTGTCCAGAAGAAAATTTCCCAAATATCAAAATGTTGCTAAGAATATTAGCTACATTGCCAGTATCTACGTCTACTGCGGAACGAACATTCTCAGGTTTGAAACGgataaaaacaattcaaagGAACACGATAAAAGAA GACCGCTTGAATGGTTTGGCAGCTCTGGCAATGCATCGTGACATTGGAATCACAGCAGACGAAGTCATTGATAgattagcaaaaaaaatctcGAAAGCTTGA